The following proteins come from a genomic window of Halomarina ordinaria:
- a CDS encoding DUF4385 domain-containing protein yields the protein MTDTNDGPEYDVDFREHPEQYEVGRGEEGVFKVEPYKGELLPLWGYADRETADEGGEAIYRQFREYREAGDFPGMDMARKYLQMGYTRAMRYARYPGGRKYQNGEERDPVHWADHDKREAALVYEVWWERVEADDAYRAAKEAHRER from the coding sequence ATGACCGACACTAACGACGGTCCCGAGTACGACGTCGACTTCCGCGAACACCCCGAACAGTACGAGGTCGGCCGCGGCGAGGAGGGGGTGTTCAAGGTCGAACCCTACAAGGGCGAACTCCTGCCGCTGTGGGGGTACGCGGACCGCGAGACGGCCGACGAGGGCGGGGAGGCCATCTACCGGCAGTTCCGCGAATACCGCGAGGCGGGCGACTTCCCGGGGATGGACATGGCCCGCAAGTACCTCCAGATGGGCTACACGCGGGCGATGCGTTACGCGCGCTATCCGGGCGGACGGAAGTACCAGAACGGCGAAGAACGCGACCCGGTCCACTGGGCCGACCACGACAAGCGCGAGGCGGCGCTCGTGTACGAGGTCTGGTGGGAGCGCGTCGAGGCCGACGACGCGTATCGAGCGGCGAAGGAGGCCCACCGGGAGCGGTAG
- a CDS encoding lipoate--protein ligase family protein, producing MRVLRGRAADIEADRAVTRALCADTAETGRRAVRVWTPHRQVAFGRRDAREPGYDRARETAREHGFAPYERSVGGRAVAYTGSTVAFARVEGLDDVREGLDARYEAMTGDVTRALERLGVAVEAGEPPASFCPGDHSLQAEGKVVGIAQRVQRGAALTAGICVTDDRAALAAVLEDVYAALDVPFDPESVGSVARAAGRTVDPGDVVEAIERALVGAAEARVERIEGR from the coding sequence GTGCGCGTACTCCGGGGGCGGGCCGCGGATATCGAGGCCGACCGGGCGGTGACGCGGGCGCTCTGTGCCGATACCGCCGAGACGGGCCGGCGGGCGGTCCGGGTGTGGACGCCCCACCGACAGGTGGCGTTCGGGCGGCGCGACGCCCGCGAACCGGGGTACGACCGTGCGCGGGAGACCGCGCGCGAGCACGGCTTCGCGCCCTACGAGCGCTCCGTGGGCGGCCGGGCGGTCGCCTACACCGGTTCGACGGTGGCGTTCGCCCGCGTCGAGGGCCTCGACGACGTTCGGGAGGGCCTCGACGCGCGCTACGAGGCGATGACCGGGGACGTGACGCGCGCGCTGGAGCGTCTCGGCGTCGCGGTCGAGGCGGGCGAACCTCCCGCCTCGTTCTGCCCGGGCGACCACTCGCTGCAGGCGGAGGGGAAGGTCGTCGGCATCGCCCAGCGCGTCCAGCGAGGGGCGGCGCTCACGGCGGGCATCTGCGTGACGGACGACCGGGCGGCGCTCGCGGCCGTGCTGGAGGACGTGTACGCCGCCCTCGACGTGCCCTTCGACCCGGAGAGCGTCGGGAGCGTCGCACGCGCGGCGGGCCGGACGGTCGACCCGGGCGACGTGGTCGAGGCCATCGAGCGGGCGCTCGTGGGGGCGGCCGAAGCGCGCGTGGAGCGCATCGAGGGGCGCTGA
- a CDS encoding dihydroorotase — translation MLIRDATLADGRVRDVRIEDGRIETVGRNLNGVADVDAEGRLLLPGMIDAHVHFREPGFPHKETWGTGSRSAAAGGVTTVVDQPNTDPPTVTGEAFDEKAALARESLVDYGISGGVTPGWDPDSLFERPLFALGEVFLADSTGDMGIDLDTYRDAVERASDHDVRVTVHAEDATLFDDSVRERDDPDAWSAYRTAEAERVAVSRACDVARKAGTRIHVAHTSTPEGVDAAADAGMTCEVTPHHLFLSRDDYEELGTFGRMNPPLRSEERRAALFERLADGTVDMVATDHAPHTREEKDAGIWEAPSGVPGVETALPLLLEAARREELDYERVRDLTAAAPAEVFGLHRKGRVAEGRDADLVLVDPDASREIRAADLHTKCDWTPFEGMRGVFPEWTMVRGEFVYQRGATAERFGEANGENVR, via the coding sequence ATGCTCATCAGGGACGCCACGCTCGCCGACGGGCGCGTTCGAGACGTCCGTATCGAGGACGGCCGCATCGAGACGGTCGGGCGCAACCTCAACGGCGTCGCGGACGTCGACGCCGAGGGTCGCTTGCTCCTGCCGGGGATGATAGACGCCCACGTCCACTTCCGCGAACCGGGCTTCCCGCACAAGGAGACGTGGGGGACGGGCAGTCGGAGCGCGGCGGCCGGGGGCGTGACGACGGTGGTCGACCAGCCGAACACCGACCCGCCGACGGTGACGGGCGAGGCGTTCGACGAGAAGGCGGCGCTGGCACGCGAGTCGCTCGTCGACTACGGCATCAGCGGCGGCGTCACCCCCGGCTGGGACCCCGACTCGCTGTTCGAGCGGCCCCTGTTCGCACTGGGGGAGGTGTTCCTCGCCGACTCGACCGGCGACATGGGCATCGACCTGGACACCTACCGGGACGCCGTCGAGCGCGCGAGCGACCACGACGTCCGCGTGACGGTCCACGCCGAGGACGCGACGCTGTTCGACGACTCGGTTCGGGAACGCGACGACCCCGACGCCTGGAGCGCCTACCGGACGGCGGAGGCCGAGCGCGTCGCCGTCTCGCGCGCCTGCGACGTCGCCCGGAAGGCGGGCACGCGCATCCACGTCGCGCACACGAGCACGCCGGAGGGCGTCGACGCGGCCGCCGACGCCGGCATGACCTGCGAGGTGACCCCACACCACCTCTTCCTCTCCCGGGACGACTACGAGGAGTTGGGGACGTTCGGCCGGATGAACCCGCCCCTGCGGAGCGAGGAGCGCCGCGCCGCCCTGTTCGAGCGCCTCGCGGACGGGACGGTCGACATGGTCGCCACCGACCACGCGCCACACACCCGCGAGGAGAAGGACGCCGGTATCTGGGAGGCGCCGAGCGGCGTCCCCGGCGTCGAGACGGCCCTCCCGCTCCTGCTCGAGGCCGCCCGGCGCGAGGAACTCGACTACGAACGGGTGCGGGACCTCACCGCCGCCGCTCCCGCCGAGGTGTTCGGCCTCCACCGGAAGGGCCGGGTGGCGGAGGGGCGCGACGCCGACCTCGTCCTCGTCGACCCGGACGCCAGCCGCGAGATTCGCGCCGCCGACCTCCACACGAAGTGCGACTGGACGCCCTTCGAGGGGATGCGCGGCGTCTTCCCCGAGTGGACCATGGTGCGCGGGGAGTTCGTCTACCAGCGCGGCGCGACCGCCGAACGCTTCGGCGAGGCGAACGGGGAGAACGTCCGATAA
- a CDS encoding DUF7268 family protein, translating into MVPDSSPSTRSRLRRWARPRVRIVLSAALVGAPLGALATLALVSLLPFSVREASTQAFALSALALGFGLLGWSGSVLLGRSVERAQRTLETGTDWTEADSRRAMARIVGVGAGGMVGVALVTTLLGAF; encoded by the coding sequence ATGGTCCCCGACTCGTCGCCCTCGACTCGCTCCCGCCTCCGGCGGTGGGCGCGCCCGCGTGTGCGCATCGTCCTCTCGGCCGCCCTCGTCGGGGCGCCCCTCGGCGCGCTCGCGACGCTCGCGCTCGTCTCCCTTCTCCCGTTTTCGGTCCGGGAGGCCAGCACGCAGGCGTTCGCGCTGAGCGCGCTCGCGCTCGGCTTCGGCCTGCTCGGCTGGTCGGGGTCGGTGCTGCTCGGGCGGAGCGTCGAACGGGCGCAGCGCACCCTCGAGACGGGAACGGACTGGACGGAAGCGGACTCCCGGCGCGCGATGGCGCGCATCGTCGGCGTCGGTGCCGGCGGGATGGTCGGCGTCGCCCTCGTGACGACGCTCCTCGGGGCGTTCTGA
- a CDS encoding ABC transporter permease yields MSAETETATDARGQRGFFARLLASPFVSSLLSNRLAVVGLTIIGAMVVIALYARFVLVGGFLSPNLGPLLGSQLGTTGYVGPCGANTLTGAASNAGSCAHPFGTDIQGRDILSRTLYGAWLALKWGTITVVTSTVIGISLGIVAAYYGDLTDNVIMRTMDVLLAFPSLLLALALVAIFPQEWGLWRAVTALILVYTPRFARVVRGAALKVLEDEYVDATVALGAKDPRVLVRHVLPNSLAPITVQSTLNFGLAIIDLAALSFLGFGASAGTPSWGLMLSNGVDYGLLNGQWWWSFFPGLFLAVTVLGFNLLGDGMRDALDPRMREAVD; encoded by the coding sequence ATGAGCGCAGAAACCGAAACCGCGACGGACGCGCGCGGCCAGCGGGGCTTCTTCGCCCGCCTGCTCGCCTCGCCGTTCGTCTCCAGCCTGCTGTCGAATCGCCTCGCCGTCGTCGGCCTCACCATCATCGGCGCGATGGTCGTCATCGCGCTCTACGCCCGGTTCGTGCTGGTCGGGGGCTTCCTCTCGCCGAACCTCGGCCCCCTCCTGGGGTCGCAACTCGGGACCACCGGCTACGTCGGGCCGTGCGGCGCGAACACCCTCACGGGGGCCGCCTCGAACGCCGGGTCCTGCGCCCACCCGTTCGGGACGGACATCCAGGGCCGCGACATCCTCTCGCGGACGCTGTACGGCGCGTGGCTGGCGCTGAAGTGGGGGACCATCACCGTCGTCACGTCGACGGTCATCGGCATCAGCCTCGGCATCGTCGCCGCCTACTACGGCGACCTGACCGACAACGTCATCATGCGGACGATGGACGTCCTGCTCGCGTTCCCCTCGCTGCTGCTCGCGCTGGCGCTCGTCGCCATCTTCCCCCAGGAGTGGGGGCTGTGGCGCGCGGTGACGGCGCTCATCCTCGTCTACACGCCGCGGTTCGCCCGCGTCGTGCGCGGGGCCGCGCTGAAGGTGCTCGAGGACGAGTACGTCGACGCCACCGTCGCCCTCGGCGCGAAGGACCCCCGCGTGCTCGTCAGGCACGTCCTGCCGAACTCGCTCGCACCCATCACCGTCCAGAGTACGCTCAACTTCGGCCTCGCCATCATCGACCTCGCCGCGCTGTCGTTCCTCGGTTTCGGCGCGAGCGCCGGGACCCCCTCGTGGGGACTGATGCTCTCGAACGGCGTCGACTACGGCCTGCTCAACGGCCAGTGGTGGTGGTCGTTCTTCCCCGGCCTCTTCCTCGCGGTCACCGTCCTCGGGTTCAACCTGCTCGGCGACGGGATGCGCGACGCGCTCGACCCGCGCATGCGCGAGGCCGTCGACTAG